A portion of the Bacteroidales bacterium genome contains these proteins:
- a CDS encoding PDDEXK nuclease domain-containing protein, giving the protein MSELITNKSYNKLLSKIGSTYIQAKENAIIEVNIGLVKAYWDIGSYIIEYEQKGKIKADYGDKLILQLSSDLKLKYGKGFSKSNLIYMRLFYVKYPKFELVSKKLFWSHYFELLKLDDDLERNFYQQQTIHENWSVRELKRQKKKSLFHRLALSKNKKGILELAKKGQIIEKESDIIKTQVLDFLGFPEQCQYSESELEQRIIDNLQSFLLELGKGFAFVGRQFRMTLNNKNYRVDLVFYHIILKCYVLIDLKIGEVEHNDLGQMNMYLGYFSAEENRKDDNEPIGIVLTKEKEEIMINYAMYGMTSNLFVSKYQLYLPDKKKLKQKIQEILDNE; this is encoded by the coding sequence ATGAGTGAATTAATAACTAATAAAAGCTATAACAAGCTACTTTCTAAAATTGGAAGTACTTATATCCAAGCAAAGGAAAATGCAATAATTGAAGTAAATATTGGATTGGTAAAAGCATATTGGGATATTGGCAGTTACATTATAGAATACGAACAGAAAGGTAAAATAAAAGCCGACTATGGAGATAAACTTATTTTACAATTATCAAGTGATTTAAAATTAAAATATGGCAAAGGTTTTAGTAAGAGCAACTTGATATATATGAGATTGTTTTACGTTAAATATCCTAAGTTTGAATTAGTATCTAAAAAGCTTTTTTGGTCTCATTATTTTGAGTTACTAAAACTTGATGATGATTTGGAGCGGAATTTTTACCAACAACAAACAATACATGAAAATTGGTCTGTAAGAGAATTAAAACGCCAAAAGAAAAAATCATTATTTCACAGATTGGCATTGAGTAAAAATAAAAAAGGGATATTAGAACTTGCAAAGAAAGGTCAAATTATAGAAAAAGAAAGCGATATAATAAAAACGCAAGTTCTTGATTTTTTAGGCTTTCCTGAACAATGCCAATATTCAGAAAGCGAACTTGAACAACGAATAATTGATAATTTACAAAGTTTTCTTCTTGAACTCGGAAAAGGATTTGCATTTGTAGGGAGACAATTTAGGATGACATTAAACAATAAAAATTATAGAGTTGATTTAGTATTTTACCACATAATTTTAAAATGTTACGTTCTGATTGACTTAAAAATAGGTGAAGTTGAACATAACGACTTAGGACAAATGAACATGTATCTTGGATATTTTTCAGCCGAAGAAAACAGAAAAGATGATAATGAACCGATAGGAATAGTTTTAACGAAAGAAAAGGAAGAAATTATGATAAATTATGCAATGTATGGCATGACAAGTAATTTATTTGTTTCAAAATATCAACTTTATTTACCGGACAAGAAAAAATTAAAACAAAAAATTCAGGAAATATTAGACAATGAATAA